A genome region from Streptomyces pratensis includes the following:
- a CDS encoding polysaccharide deacetylase family protein has product MDGRRTPVPRRGLLCAAAGVLLPGAGGCGPDGTQQPPDRKTRSGDSDRSVRGAVLPAAGPRRFPGQPVQIEHGPRDRPRVALTFHGRGDPALARTVLAQAERAGARLTVLAVGSWLDRHPGMARRILDGGHDLGNHTQTHLDINAMDGTRAYEEIEACARRLRRLTGSIGTWFRPSHTRHATPLVQDLARRAGYPHVLSYDVESLDFTSPGVAAVTRKVAGELRNGSVVSLHFGYRDTIAALPLLLTEIGRRRLRAVTATELLT; this is encoded by the coding sequence ATGGACGGTCGCAGGACGCCGGTGCCCCGCCGCGGACTCCTGTGTGCGGCTGCCGGAGTGCTCCTGCCGGGCGCCGGAGGCTGCGGACCGGACGGAACTCAGCAGCCCCCGGACCGGAAGACGCGGAGCGGCGACAGTGACCGGAGCGTCCGCGGCGCCGTGCTCCCGGCCGCAGGCCCGCGGCGCTTCCCCGGGCAGCCGGTCCAGATCGAGCACGGCCCCCGCGACCGCCCTCGCGTCGCCCTCACCTTCCACGGCCGGGGCGATCCCGCCCTGGCCCGCACCGTCCTCGCCCAGGCCGAACGGGCCGGCGCCCGGCTCACCGTCCTGGCGGTCGGCAGCTGGCTCGACCGGCACCCCGGCATGGCCCGCCGGATCCTGGACGGCGGCCACGACCTCGGCAACCACACCCAGACCCACCTCGACATCAACGCGATGGACGGGACGCGGGCGTACGAGGAGATCGAGGCCTGCGCCCGGCGCCTGCGCCGGCTCACCGGATCGATCGGCACGTGGTTCAGGCCCTCGCACACCCGGCACGCCACCCCGCTCGTCCAGGACCTCGCGCGCCGGGCCGGATATCCGCACGTCCTGTCCTACGACGTGGAGTCCCTCGACTTCACGTCACCCGGGGTCGCGGCAGTCACCCGCAAGGTCGCCGGCGAACTCCGCAACGGCTCGGTGGTGAGCCTGCACTTCGGCTACCGGGACACCATCGCCGCACTGCCCCTCCTCCTCACCGAGATCGGCCGTCGTCGGCTGCGCGCGGTGACCGCCACGGAGCTGCTGACCTGA
- a CDS encoding enoyl-CoA hydratase/isomerase family protein codes for MTVTLEVSDNVGTIRLDRPPMNALDVAVQDRLRELAEEAGRRDDVRAVILYGGEKVFAAGADIKEMQLMDHAAMVVRSRALQDSFTAVARIPKPVVAAVTGYALGGGCELALCADFRIAADNAKFGQPEILLGLIPGAGGTQRLSRLVGPSRAKDLIFTGRQVKAEEALAIGLVDRVVPAAEVYEQAHAWAARLARGPATALRAAKECVDAGLETDIDTGLTIERNWFAGLFATEDRERGMRSFVEEGPGKAEFV; via the coding sequence ATGACCGTAACCCTCGAAGTAAGCGACAACGTCGGCACGATCCGGCTGGACCGCCCGCCGATGAACGCCCTGGACGTCGCGGTCCAGGACCGGCTGCGGGAACTCGCCGAGGAGGCGGGCCGGCGCGACGACGTGCGGGCGGTGATCCTCTACGGCGGCGAGAAGGTGTTCGCGGCCGGGGCGGACATCAAGGAGATGCAGTTGATGGACCATGCGGCGATGGTCGTACGCTCCAGGGCGCTGCAGGATTCGTTCACCGCGGTGGCCCGCATCCCCAAGCCCGTGGTCGCTGCCGTCACCGGCTACGCCCTGGGCGGTGGCTGCGAGCTGGCGCTCTGCGCGGACTTCAGGATCGCAGCGGACAACGCGAAGTTCGGCCAGCCCGAGATCCTGCTGGGTCTGATTCCCGGTGCCGGAGGCACGCAGCGCCTCTCCCGGCTGGTGGGCCCGTCCAGGGCCAAGGACCTGATCTTCACGGGCCGTCAGGTGAAGGCCGAGGAGGCTCTGGCGATCGGCCTGGTGGACCGGGTGGTTCCGGCCGCCGAGGTGTACGAACAGGCGCACGCCTGGGCCGCCCGGCTGGCCCGTGGGCCCGCGACGGCACTGAGGGCGGCCAAGGAGTGCGTGGACGCGGGGCTGGAGACGGACATCGACACCGGGCTCACGATCGAGCGGAACTGGTTCGCAGGCCTGTTCGCCACCGAGGACCGGGAGCGCGGCATGCGCAGCTTCGTGGAGGAGGGCCCGGGCAAGGCCGAGTTCGTCTGA
- a CDS encoding ABC transporter ATP-binding protein yields the protein MAETSNPGGGPGAWALEAYGLGKRYRRGWALNDCSFRLPAGRICGLVGPNGAGKSTLLGLASRQVVPTHGELRVFGVPVDDPEVMPRFAFLGQDKPMFKRFTVAETLRIGSELNPGWDGEAAERIVRSGNVPMGAAVGTLSGGQRTRVALALAFGKRPDLLLLDEPMADLDPLARDEMSTLLMAEAVERGTTVVMSSHILAELEDMCDYLLVVADGRIRMAGDADALVPAHALVTGLTEDGGLPAALARHTVIEHRVTGRQFQAMVRTAGPLSGDWQVAEPSLEEVLLAHLRSPDAPALYTPGAQIETEGTRTA from the coding sequence GTGGCGGAGACGAGCAATCCGGGCGGCGGTCCGGGCGCATGGGCCCTCGAGGCCTACGGACTGGGGAAGCGCTACCGGCGCGGCTGGGCGCTGAACGACTGCTCCTTCCGGCTGCCTGCCGGGCGGATCTGCGGCCTTGTCGGGCCCAACGGCGCCGGCAAGAGCACCCTGCTGGGCCTGGCGTCCCGCCAGGTGGTGCCGACACACGGTGAACTGCGTGTCTTCGGGGTGCCGGTGGACGATCCCGAGGTGATGCCGAGATTCGCCTTCCTCGGCCAGGACAAGCCGATGTTCAAGCGGTTCACCGTGGCGGAGACGCTGAGGATCGGCAGTGAGCTGAACCCTGGCTGGGACGGGGAGGCCGCGGAGCGGATCGTGCGATCGGGCAACGTCCCGATGGGCGCCGCTGTCGGGACCCTCTCCGGCGGGCAGCGCACCCGGGTAGCCCTCGCTCTGGCCTTCGGGAAGCGGCCGGACCTGCTGCTGCTCGACGAGCCGATGGCGGACCTCGACCCGCTGGCCCGCGACGAGATGAGCACCCTGCTGATGGCCGAGGCCGTCGAGCGCGGCACCACGGTGGTGATGTCCTCGCACATCCTGGCCGAACTGGAGGACATGTGCGACTACTTGCTGGTCGTCGCGGACGGCAGGATCCGGATGGCCGGTGACGCCGACGCACTTGTCCCTGCGCACGCCCTGGTGACCGGACTGACCGAGGACGGCGGCCTGCCCGCCGCTCTCGCCCGTCACACGGTCATCGAACATCGCGTGACGGGGCGGCAGTTCCAGGCGATGGTGCGGACAGCCGGCCCGCTGTCAGGGGACTGGCAGGTGGCCGAGCCCAGCCTGGAGGAAGTGCTGCTCGCCCATCTGCGCTCGCCGGACGCACCCGCGCTGTACACACCCGGCGCGCAGATCGAGACCGAAGGGACCAGGACCGCATGA
- the gcvH gene encoding glycine cleavage system protein GcvH: MSNPQQLRYSKEHEWLSALEDGVATVGITEFAANALGDVVFAQLPEVGDTVTAGETCGELESTKSVSDLYSPVTGEVTAANQDVVDDPSLVNSAPFEGGWLFKVRVAEEPEDLLSADEYTAFSGN, from the coding sequence ATGAGCAACCCCCAGCAGCTGCGGTACAGCAAGGAGCACGAGTGGCTGTCGGCCCTCGAGGACGGCGTGGCCACGGTCGGCATCACCGAGTTCGCGGCCAACGCGCTCGGTGACGTCGTCTTCGCCCAGCTCCCGGAGGTCGGTGACACGGTGACCGCGGGCGAGACCTGCGGTGAGCTGGAGTCGACCAAGTCGGTCAGCGACCTGTACTCGCCGGTGACCGGCGAGGTGACCGCGGCCAACCAGGACGTCGTGGACGACCCGTCGCTGGTGAACTCCGCCCCCTTCGAGGGCGGCTGGCTGTTCAAGGTGCGCGTCGCGGAGGAGCCGGAGGACCTGCTCTCCGCCGACGAGTACACCGCGTTCTCCGGCAACTGA
- the gcvT gene encoding glycine cleavage system aminomethyltransferase GcvT — translation MSTAPSAAPRRTALDALHRSLGATMTDFAGWDMPLRYASERDEHNAVRTRAGLFDLSHMGEITVTGPQAAAFLSYALVGNIATVGVGRARYTMIVAEDGGILDDLIVYRLADTEYLVVANAGNAQLVLDTLTGRAGGFDTEVRDDRDAYALLAVQGPDSPAVLKSVTDADLDGLKYYAGLPGTVAGVPALIARTGYTGEDGFELFVDPAHAEQLWKALTEAGAPYGLIPCGLSCRDTLRLEAGMPLYGHELTTALTPFDAGLGRVVKFEKEGDFVGREALSAAAARAETAPPRKLVGLIAEGRRVPRAGYPVVVDGRVVGEVTSGAPSPTLGKPIAMAYVDAAHAEPGTEGVGVDIRGTHEPYEVVALPFYKRRK, via the coding sequence ATGAGCACTGCCCCGAGCGCCGCCCCCCGCCGTACCGCCCTCGATGCCCTGCATCGGTCGCTGGGCGCGACCATGACCGATTTCGCCGGCTGGGACATGCCTCTGCGGTACGCCAGCGAGCGCGACGAGCACAACGCCGTACGCACCCGTGCCGGCCTCTTCGACCTGTCGCACATGGGCGAGATCACCGTCACCGGCCCGCAGGCGGCCGCCTTCCTGAGCTACGCGCTGGTCGGCAACATCGCGACCGTCGGCGTGGGCCGGGCCCGCTACACCATGATCGTCGCCGAGGACGGCGGGATCCTGGACGACCTGATCGTCTACCGCCTGGCGGACACCGAGTACCTCGTCGTCGCCAACGCGGGCAACGCCCAGCTGGTCCTGGACACCCTCACCGGGCGCGCCGGGGGCTTCGACACCGAGGTGCGGGACGACCGCGACGCGTACGCGCTGCTCGCCGTCCAGGGACCCGACTCCCCCGCCGTACTGAAGTCGGTCACGGACGCCGACCTGGACGGACTGAAGTACTACGCCGGACTCCCCGGGACCGTCGCCGGTGTCCCCGCGCTCATCGCCCGTACCGGTTACACCGGTGAGGACGGCTTCGAGCTCTTCGTGGACCCCGCGCACGCCGAGCAGCTGTGGAAGGCCCTGACCGAGGCCGGCGCGCCGTACGGGCTGATCCCCTGCGGGCTCTCCTGCCGCGACACGCTCCGCCTGGAGGCGGGCATGCCTCTGTACGGGCACGAGCTGACCACCGCGCTGACGCCCTTCGACGCGGGCCTGGGCCGGGTCGTGAAGTTCGAGAAGGAGGGCGACTTCGTCGGCCGCGAGGCGCTGTCCGCCGCCGCGGCCCGCGCCGAGACCGCCCCGCCCCGCAAGCTCGTCGGCCTGATCGCCGAGGGCCGCCGGGTGCCGCGCGCCGGTTACCCCGTCGTCGTCGACGGCCGGGTCGTCGGCGAGGTCACCTCCGGTGCCCCGTCGCCCACCCTGGGCAAGCCGATCGCCATGGCCTATGTGGACGCTGCGCACGCCGAGCCCGGCACCGAGGGTGTCGGCGTAGACATCCGGGGCACGCACGAGCCGTACGAGGTCGTGGCGCTGCCCTTCTACAAGCGCCGCAAGTGA
- a CDS encoding GntR family transcriptional regulator — MIERKVMSVVVFRIDRRSGVATYLQIVRQVEQALRMGALEEGDRLPTAAQVAATTKVNPNTTLKAYRELERAGLAEVRQGAGTFITRTLAEPGSGPDWPLRTALNEWLHQARGEGLGGEEVQALFRAAFEAVYPSGPES; from the coding sequence ATGATCGAGCGGAAGGTGATGTCCGTGGTCGTGTTCCGCATCGACCGGCGCAGTGGAGTGGCGACGTACCTCCAGATCGTCAGGCAGGTCGAACAGGCCCTGAGGATGGGCGCGCTGGAGGAGGGCGACCGGCTGCCCACGGCCGCGCAGGTCGCCGCCACCACCAAGGTCAACCCGAACACGACGCTCAAGGCCTACCGGGAGCTCGAGCGTGCGGGGCTCGCGGAAGTGCGCCAGGGGGCGGGGACCTTCATCACCCGCACCCTCGCCGAGCCGGGATCCGGCCCCGATTGGCCGCTGCGCACCGCACTGAACGAATGGCTGCACCAGGCGCGCGGGGAGGGCCTCGGCGGCGAGGAGGTCCAGGCCCTGTTCCGGGCCGCCTTCGAGGCCGTCTACCCCTCCGGCCCGGAGAGCTGA
- the glyA gene encoding serine hydroxymethyltransferase, protein MSLLNSSLHELDPDVAAAVDAELHRQQSTLEMIASENFAPVAVMEAQGSVLTNKYAEGYPGRRYYGGCEHVDVVEQIAIDRIKALFGAEAANVQPHSGAQANAAAMFALLKPGDTIMGLNLAHGGHLTHGMKINFSGKLYNVVPYHVDDTGVVDMAEVERLAKESKPKLIVAGWSAYPRQLDFAAFRRIADEVGAYLMVDMAHFAGLVAAGLHPNPVPHAHVVTTTTHKTLGGPRGGVILSTQELAKKINSAVFPGQQGGPLEHVIAAKAVSFKVAATDEFKERQQRTLDGARILAERLVQPDVTEVGVSVLSGGTDVHLVLVDLRNSELDGQQAEDRLHELGITVNRNAIPNDPRPPMVTSGLRIGTPALATRGFQAEDFTEVAEIIAAALKPAYDADALKARVIALAEKFPLYPGVK, encoded by the coding sequence ATGTCGCTTCTCAACTCCTCCCTCCACGAGCTGGACCCGGACGTCGCCGCCGCCGTCGACGCCGAGCTCCACCGCCAGCAGTCCACCCTCGAGATGATCGCCTCGGAGAACTTCGCTCCGGTCGCGGTCATGGAGGCGCAGGGCTCCGTCCTCACCAACAAGTACGCCGAGGGCTACCCCGGCCGCCGCTACTACGGTGGCTGCGAGCACGTCGACGTGGTCGAGCAGATCGCGATCGACCGCATCAAGGCGCTCTTCGGCGCCGAGGCCGCGAACGTCCAGCCGCACTCGGGCGCGCAGGCCAACGCCGCAGCGATGTTCGCGCTGCTGAAGCCGGGCGACACGATCATGGGCCTGAACCTGGCCCACGGCGGTCACCTGACCCACGGCATGAAGATCAACTTCTCCGGCAAGCTCTACAACGTGGTCCCGTACCACGTCGACGACACCGGCGTCGTGGACATGGCCGAGGTCGAGCGCCTCGCCAAGGAGTCGAAGCCGAAGCTCATCGTGGCCGGCTGGTCCGCCTACCCCCGCCAGCTGGACTTCGCCGCCTTCCGCCGCATCGCGGACGAGGTCGGCGCCTACCTGATGGTCGACATGGCGCACTTCGCGGGCCTCGTCGCCGCGGGCCTGCACCCCAACCCGGTGCCGCACGCCCACGTCGTCACGACCACCACGCACAAGACCCTCGGCGGTCCGCGCGGTGGCGTGATCCTGTCGACGCAGGAGCTCGCCAAGAAGATCAACTCGGCGGTCTTCCCCGGTCAGCAGGGTGGCCCGCTGGAGCACGTGATCGCGGCCAAGGCCGTGTCCTTCAAGGTCGCGGCGACCGACGAGTTCAAGGAGCGCCAGCAGCGCACCCTGGACGGTGCCCGCATCCTCGCCGAGCGCCTGGTGCAGCCGGACGTCACCGAGGTGGGCGTATCCGTCCTCTCCGGCGGTACGGACGTCCACCTGGTCCTGGTCGACCTGCGCAACTCCGAGCTCGACGGCCAGCAGGCCGAGGACCGGCTCCACGAGCTGGGCATCACGGTCAACCGGAACGCCATCCCGAACGACCCGCGCCCCCCGATGGTCACCTCGGGTCTGCGGATCGGTACGCCGGCCCTGGCCACCCGTGGCTTCCAGGCCGAGGACTTCACCGAGGTCGCGGAGATCATCGCGGCCGCGCTGAAGCCCGCGTACGACGCCGACGCCCTGAAGGCCCGCGTGATCGCGCTGGCCGAGAAGTTCCCGCTGTACCCCGGCGTCAAGTAG
- a CDS encoding L-serine ammonia-lyase, translated as MALSVFDLFSVGIGPSSSHTVGPMRAARMFARRLKNEGLLVHTASIRAELYGSLGATGHGHGTPKAVLLGLEGESPRTVDVEGADARVEEIRASGRISLLGVHDIPFDADEQLVLHRRKALPYHANGMTILAYDREGAPLLEKTYYSVGGGFVVDEDAVAGENPIVPDDTVLKHPFRTGDELLRLARETGLSISSLMLENEKAWRTEDEIRAGLLEIWRVMQACIARGMSREGILPGGLKVRRRAANSARQLRAEGDPQTLAMEWITLYAMAVNEENAAGGRVVTAPTNGAAGIIPAVLHYYMNFAAGGCTEAEKDDSVVRFLLAAGAIGMLFKENASISGAEVGCQGEVGSACSMAAGALAEVLGGSPEQVENAAEIGMEHNLGLTCDPVGGLVQIPCIERNGMAAVKAVTAARMALRGDGSHKVSLDKVIKTMKETGADMSVKYKETARGGLAVNIIEC; from the coding sequence GTGGCCCTCTCGGTCTTCGACCTCTTCTCGGTCGGCATCGGCCCGTCCAGCTCCCACACGGTCGGCCCGATGCGCGCGGCCCGCATGTTCGCCCGGCGCCTCAAGAACGAGGGCCTGCTGGTCCACACGGCGTCGATACGGGCCGAGCTGTACGGCTCGCTCGGCGCGACCGGCCACGGCCACGGCACGCCCAAGGCCGTGCTGCTGGGCCTGGAGGGCGAGTCGCCCCGCACGGTCGACGTCGAGGGCGCCGACGCCCGCGTCGAGGAGATCCGCGCCTCGGGCCGCATCAGCCTGCTCGGTGTACACGACATCCCCTTCGACGCCGACGAGCAGCTGGTCCTGCACCGGCGCAAGGCGCTGCCGTACCACGCCAACGGGATGACGATCCTCGCGTACGACCGTGAGGGCGCCCCGCTCCTGGAGAAGACCTACTACTCGGTGGGCGGCGGCTTCGTCGTCGACGAGGACGCCGTGGCAGGCGAGAACCCGATCGTCCCTGACGACACCGTCCTCAAGCACCCCTTCCGCACCGGCGACGAGCTGCTGAGGCTCGCCCGGGAGACCGGCCTGTCCATCTCCTCCCTCATGCTGGAGAACGAGAAGGCCTGGCGGACCGAGGACGAGATCCGGGCCGGTCTGCTGGAGATCTGGCGCGTCATGCAGGCCTGTATCGCGCGCGGCATGTCCCGCGAGGGCATCCTGCCCGGCGGCCTGAAGGTCCGCCGCCGCGCCGCGAACTCGGCCAGGCAGCTGCGCGCCGAGGGCGACCCGCAGACGCTGGCGATGGAGTGGATCACCCTCTACGCGATGGCCGTCAACGAGGAGAACGCCGCCGGGGGCCGCGTCGTCACCGCCCCCACCAACGGCGCGGCGGGCATCATCCCCGCCGTCCTGCACTACTACATGAACTTCGCCGCGGGCGGCTGCACCGAGGCCGAGAAGGACGACAGCGTCGTCCGCTTCCTGCTGGCCGCCGGGGCCATCGGCATGCTGTTCAAGGAGAACGCCTCCATCTCCGGCGCCGAGGTCGGCTGCCAGGGCGAGGTCGGCTCCGCGTGCTCCATGGCCGCGGGCGCCCTCGCCGAGGTCCTGGGCGGCTCCCCCGAGCAGGTGGAGAACGCAGCCGAGATCGGTATGGAGCACAACCTGGGCCTGACCTGCGACCCGGTCGGCGGTCTGGTCCAGATCCCGTGCATCGAGCGCAACGGCATGGCGGCGGTGAAGGCGGTCACCGCGGCGCGGATGGCGCTGCGGGGCGACGGCAGTCACAAGGTCTCCCTGGACAAGGTCATCAAGACGATGAAGGAAACCGGGGCGGACATGAGCGTGAAGTACAAGGAGACCGCGCGCGGCGGTCTCGCGGTGAACATCATCGAGTGCTGA
- a CDS encoding EF-hand domain-containing protein translates to MADIESARKAFERFDQNGDGSITAAEYKSAMAQLGDPYVTETVAQAVINAHDGNGDGELTFDEFWASQNKA, encoded by the coding sequence GTGGCGGACATCGAGTCGGCACGTAAGGCATTCGAGCGCTTCGACCAGAACGGCGACGGCAGCATAACGGCCGCCGAGTACAAGAGCGCGATGGCGCAGCTCGGTGACCCCTACGTCACCGAGACGGTCGCCCAGGCCGTCATCAACGCCCATGACGGCAACGGTGACGGCGAGCTCACGTTCGACGAGTTCTGGGCCTCGCAGAACAAGGCCTGA
- a CDS encoding L,D-transpeptidase yields MNGQPISGAWAGAGGGRRGRGAHGLRALALGALLVAVTACGGSGTAAEKDGKATGAQADDTSASQAVVTIAPKDGADDVATSGALKITAADGKLSTVKVADPKGKVVEGEMAKDGLSWVPDRHLAAATKYTVHAVAKDGKGRQSAKDTSFTTLVPKNTFIGQYTPEDGSTVGVGMPVSIHFTRGITDPEAVEKAISVTAEPAVRIEPHWFGNDRLDFRPEKYWAAGTKVTLRLDLDGVEGRPGVHGKQAKTVKFTVGRSQVSTVDASSHRMKVVRDGKQIRDIPISAGAPATTTYNGQMVISEKLKVTRMNGDTVGFGGEYDIKDVPHAMRLSTSGTFIHGNYWGASSIFGSTNTSHGCVGLRDVRGGWDGKTPAAWLFDNSLIGDVVVVKNSKDKVIQPDNGLNGWNMDWSEWIK; encoded by the coding sequence TTGAACGGGCAGCCGATATCGGGGGCATGGGCCGGCGCGGGCGGGGGACGACGCGGGCGTGGAGCCCACGGGCTCCGCGCACTGGCACTGGGAGCGCTGCTGGTGGCAGTGACGGCGTGCGGCGGCAGCGGGACCGCCGCTGAGAAGGACGGCAAGGCGACGGGCGCCCAGGCCGACGACACCAGTGCCTCGCAGGCGGTGGTGACCATCGCGCCCAAGGACGGCGCCGACGACGTGGCGACCAGCGGGGCCCTGAAGATCACGGCGGCCGATGGCAAGCTGAGCACGGTCAAGGTCGCCGACCCCAAGGGCAAGGTGGTCGAGGGCGAGATGGCGAAGGACGGCCTGAGCTGGGTGCCCGACCGCCACCTGGCCGCCGCTACCAAGTACACGGTGCACGCGGTCGCCAAGGACGGCAAGGGCCGCCAGTCGGCGAAGGACACCAGCTTCACCACCCTGGTCCCGAAGAACACCTTCATCGGTCAGTACACGCCCGAGGACGGTTCGACCGTCGGCGTGGGCATGCCGGTGTCGATCCACTTCACCCGGGGCATCACCGACCCGGAGGCCGTGGAGAAGGCGATCAGCGTGACGGCGGAGCCCGCCGTGCGGATCGAGCCCCACTGGTTCGGCAACGACCGCCTCGACTTCCGGCCCGAGAAGTACTGGGCGGCGGGCACGAAAGTGACCCTGCGTCTCGACCTCGACGGTGTCGAGGGGCGGCCGGGGGTCCACGGCAAGCAGGCCAAGACGGTGAAGTTCACCGTCGGCCGGAGCCAGGTCTCCACGGTCGACGCGAGCTCCCACCGGATGAAGGTGGTCCGTGACGGCAAGCAGATCAGGGACATCCCGATCTCCGCGGGTGCCCCGGCCACGACCACCTACAACGGCCAGATGGTCATCAGCGAGAAGCTCAAGGTGACCCGGATGAACGGTGACACCGTCGGGTTCGGCGGTGAGTACGACATCAAGGACGTGCCGCACGCGATGCGCCTGTCGACCTCCGGAACCTTCATCCACGGCAACTACTGGGGTGCGTCGAGCATCTTCGGCTCGACCAACACCAGCCACGGCTGTGTGGGGCTGCGGGACGTGCGCGGCGGCTGGGACGGCAAGACCCCCGCGGCCTGGCTCTTCGACAACTCCCTGATCGGTGACGTGGTCGTCGTCAAGAACTCCAAGGACAAGGTGATCCAGCCGGACAACGGCCTCAACGGCTGGAACATGGACTGGTCGGAGTGGATCAAGTAG
- a CDS encoding ABC transporter permease → MSTTLTGRPTARTSPPRMLRGLTWLVLRQHRTTVACVLALVVLGSLWIVYQRGQLIDLLAAAGWPEKSVPLPVVGEGYRNLTSLLTLLPGILAVFLGAPLIAADQEQGTAQLVTTQSVTRRRWLVAKLGWCLLITLVACSVLSAVFTWWWRPYRSVLGDHWMDASVFDTTGPVLPALALFLTAAGFTIGILLRRVLASMVVTFVFCVAAQTAWGMYRDLLGTPRTITYPLNGEFPAFLDDAYEVDRWVGSADGRLYGWGSCAEATEKATNACIEELGIVNNVFQYLDYGQMAAMQWSGAGILLAGTAALTAFALWWASRRPL, encoded by the coding sequence ATGAGCACCACCCTGACCGGCAGACCGACCGCACGCACATCCCCTCCGAGGATGCTTCGCGGCCTGACCTGGCTGGTCCTGCGCCAGCACCGGACCACCGTGGCCTGCGTCCTCGCCCTGGTGGTGCTCGGCTCGCTGTGGATCGTGTACCAGCGCGGCCAGCTGATCGACCTGCTCGCCGCCGCGGGCTGGCCCGAGAAGTCCGTGCCGCTGCCCGTCGTGGGCGAGGGCTACCGGAATCTCACCTCCCTGCTGACCCTGCTGCCCGGCATCCTCGCCGTCTTCCTCGGCGCCCCGCTGATCGCCGCCGACCAGGAGCAGGGCACCGCGCAGCTCGTCACCACGCAGTCCGTGACGCGCCGCCGCTGGCTCGTGGCGAAGCTCGGCTGGTGCCTCCTGATCACCCTGGTGGCCTGCTCGGTGCTCTCCGCGGTGTTCACCTGGTGGTGGCGGCCGTACCGTTCGGTCCTCGGCGACCACTGGATGGACGCCTCGGTCTTCGACACCACGGGCCCCGTCCTCCCCGCGCTCGCCCTGTTCCTCACCGCGGCCGGGTTCACGATCGGCATCCTGCTGCGCCGGGTCCTCGCCTCCATGGTCGTCACCTTCGTCTTCTGCGTGGCCGCGCAGACCGCCTGGGGTATGTACCGGGACCTCCTGGGCACGCCGCGCACGATCACCTATCCACTGAACGGCGAATTCCCCGCGTTCCTCGACGACGCGTACGAGGTGGACCGCTGGGTCGGCAGCGCCGACGGCCGGCTGTACGGATGGGGCTCCTGCGCCGAGGCGACCGAGAAGGCCACGAACGCCTGCATCGAGGAGTTGGGAATCGTCAACAACGTCTTCCAGTACCTCGACTACGGCCAGATGGCCGCCATGCAGTGGTCGGGCGCCGGCATCCTGCTGGCCGGCACCGCCGCGCTGACCGCGTTCGCCCTGTGGTGGGCCTCCCGGCGCCCCCTGTAG
- a CDS encoding ATP-binding protein has protein sequence MMVSMAGLEGVEQPRPRSSATAARWMSAVEDEQAFKALELFGNPTEGEVRLPSQPESAATARRITSCVMLRQWQLPPQTAEYGVLLVSELVGNAVRHTGARVFGLRMLRRRGWVRIEVRDPSRGLPCLMPVREMDVSGRGLFLVDKLSDRWGVDLLPRGKTTWFEMRTADR, from the coding sequence ATGATGGTGAGCATGGCGGGCCTGGAGGGTGTGGAACAGCCGCGACCGCGCAGCAGCGCGACAGCGGCGCGCTGGATGTCTGCCGTCGAAGACGAACAGGCGTTCAAGGCGCTGGAGTTGTTCGGAAATCCGACGGAGGGGGAAGTCCGGCTGCCCTCCCAGCCGGAGTCCGCGGCCACCGCCCGCCGGATCACCTCGTGCGTGATGCTGCGTCAGTGGCAGCTCCCTCCGCAGACCGCCGAGTACGGTGTGTTACTGGTCTCGGAGCTCGTGGGCAACGCCGTGCGGCATACCGGTGCGCGGGTTTTCGGCCTCCGGATGCTGCGGCGCCGGGGCTGGGTGCGGATCGAGGTGCGTGATCCCTCGCGCGGGCTGCCGTGTCTGATGCCGGTCCGCGAGATGGACGTGAGCGGGCGAGGTCTCTTCCTGGTCGACAAGCTCTCCGACCGGTGGGGTGTGGATCTTCTGCCGCGCGGGAAGACCACCTGGTTCGAGATGCGCACCGCCGACCGCTGA